One window of Desulfobacca acetoxidans DSM 11109 genomic DNA carries:
- a CDS encoding methylenetetrahydrofolate reductase produces the protein MKTDSTLEKILASGKLAVTSECGPPRGALPEKVREKANLLKGYVDAVNVTDNQTAMVRMSSLSACILLKQLGLNPILQMVTRDRNRLAMQSDILGAYAHGIDNMLCLSGDHTSFGDHPMAACVHDIDSIQLINMVKNMRDEGKFQGGEKIDGPPKMFIGAAANPFADPFELRVARLAKKVKAGVEFIQTQCIFNLDKFEKWMEGVRDRGLDEKVYILAGITPMKSVGMAKYMKNKVPGMDVPDDVVKRMAGVPKEKQAEEGIKICVESIQRLKEVKGVKGFHIMAIEWEQKVPEIVEKAGLLPRP, from the coding sequence ATGAAGACGGATAGCACACTGGAAAAGATTTTGGCATCGGGAAAGCTGGCTGTTACTTCCGAGTGTGGGCCGCCTCGTGGGGCCCTGCCGGAGAAAGTGCGCGAAAAGGCTAATCTGCTCAAGGGCTACGTCGACGCCGTCAACGTCACGGACAACCAGACCGCCATGGTTAGGATGTCCAGCCTTTCCGCCTGTATTCTCTTAAAGCAACTCGGACTCAACCCCATTTTGCAGATGGTCACCCGGGATCGAAACCGTCTGGCAATGCAGAGCGATATCCTCGGCGCCTACGCCCACGGGATCGATAACATGCTCTGCCTCTCTGGCGATCATACGTCCTTCGGTGATCATCCCATGGCCGCCTGTGTCCATGACATCGATTCGATTCAATTGATCAACATGGTCAAGAACATGCGGGATGAAGGGAAGTTTCAGGGCGGCGAGAAGATCGACGGTCCGCCCAAGATGTTCATCGGCGCCGCGGCCAACCCTTTCGCCGACCCCTTCGAACTGCGCGTCGCCCGCCTTGCCAAAAAGGTCAAGGCCGGCGTCGAATTTATCCAGACCCAATGTATCTTTAATCTGGATAAATTCGAGAAGTGGATGGAAGGCGTCCGTGACCGGGGTCTGGATGAGAAGGTCTATATCCTGGCCGGTATTACCCCGATGAAATCGGTCGGCATGGCCAAATACATGAAGAACAAGGTTCCCGGCATGGATGTGCCCGATGATGTCGTCAAGCGCATGGCCGGGGTTCCCAAAGAAAAACAGGCTGAAGAGGGCATCAAGATCTGCGTCGAAAGCATTCAGCGCCTTAAAGAAGTTAAAGGCGTCAAAGGCTTCCACATCATGGCTATCGAGTGGGAGCAGAAGGTTCCCGAGATTGTCGAAAAGGCGGGTCTGTTGCCGCGGCCCTAA
- a CDS encoding hydrogenase iron-sulfur subunit, which translates to MENFEPVIVAFCCHYCAYTAADMAGSMRISYPPNVKIIRVPCSGKVDVIHLMKAIEKGADGVYIAGCLEGDCHFRNGNVKAKRRLAHVRKILDDIGIGGERVEMFEMSAGMGDRFAQVATDFTEKIRKLGPNPAKVARAA; encoded by the coding sequence ATGGAGAACTTTGAACCTGTAATTGTTGCTTTTTGTTGCCATTATTGCGCCTATACCGCCGCGGACATGGCGGGTAGTATGAGGATCTCGTATCCGCCTAACGTCAAAATCATTCGAGTTCCCTGTTCCGGCAAGGTCGATGTCATTCACCTGATGAAGGCCATCGAAAAAGGCGCCGACGGGGTGTATATTGCCGGCTGTTTAGAGGGAGACTGCCATTTTAGGAACGGCAACGTGAAGGCTAAGCGGCGTCTAGCCCATGTCAGAAAAATCTTGGATGATATCGGCATCGGCGGCGAGCGCGTCGAAATGTTCGAGATGTCGGCGGGCATGGGTGATCGTTTTGCTCAGGTTGCCACTGATTTTACTGAAAAGATCAGGAAACTCGGACCCAATCCCGCCAAAGTGGCGCGTGCGGCATAA
- a CDS encoding methylenetetrahydrofolate reductase C-terminal domain-containing protein, whose protein sequence is MITAERKPMAELIECVKPFRRILLAGCNECVTVCAAGGRKEVGILASALKMHFQKENHPIEIKEITLERQCDPEYVEQLAPLIEEVDVVLSMACGCGVQEVARRFSHMPVFPAVNTKFMGASEAPGLWAERCKGCGDCVLGYTGGICPISRCSKQLLNGPCGGSTNGKCEINPDVDCAWQLIWDRLKALGKTELYEENLPAKDWRSGGGGGPRKIFREDLAS, encoded by the coding sequence ATGATTACTGCTGAACGAAAACCGATGGCGGAACTCATCGAATGCGTCAAGCCGTTTCGCCGCATTTTGCTGGCTGGATGCAATGAGTGCGTCACGGTGTGCGCCGCTGGAGGCCGCAAGGAGGTAGGAATTCTCGCCTCGGCCCTCAAGATGCACTTCCAGAAGGAAAATCATCCCATTGAAATCAAAGAAATCACTTTAGAGAGACAGTGCGACCCCGAATACGTGGAGCAACTAGCCCCGCTCATCGAAGAGGTCGACGTCGTGCTCTCCATGGCCTGCGGCTGCGGTGTGCAGGAGGTGGCGCGGCGTTTTAGCCATATGCCCGTTTTCCCTGCAGTGAACACCAAGTTCATGGGCGCGTCCGAGGCGCCCGGCCTGTGGGCCGAACGGTGTAAGGGATGCGGCGACTGTGTCCTGGGATACACAGGGGGAATCTGTCCTATCAGCCGCTGTTCCAAGCAGTTGCTCAATGGTCCCTGTGGCGGCTCAACCAATGGCAAATGCGAAATTAATCCCGATGTTGACTGCGCCTGGCAGCTCATCTGGGATAGGCTGAAGGCTTTGGGCAAGACTGAACTCTATGAAGAGAACTTACCTGCCAAGGACTGGCGTTCCGGGGGCGGCGGAGGACCTCGAAAGATTTTTAGAGAGGATTTGGCATCATGA